From Mytilus galloprovincialis chromosome 9, xbMytGall1.hap1.1, whole genome shotgun sequence, the proteins below share one genomic window:
- the LOC143046448 gene encoding uncharacterized protein LOC143046448 codes for MAQNFMTCQFCETSNETKWKCINCDLILCQECKIKIHTKLKKNENHKVISLKEFSNLGVSETIRDVDLKNIQCATHKNELCFIYCQDCQVLSCAVCLLESHQNHKLAKIDEVYSNRVKELQEQDNKISQNLPYIEKWGSNLQAIKSDEQTQYNELKQTIQKQQSELKERIAKKENIITELDKLWIPREKEISKHLQDIKIKGDDLNDKKSKIQKAFQSHNASTIFNTSVQVGTDLPDIPDNLSSKQQIILSQTKDEKIGIDSLVTIPMLKVTRTYTPDIPDIHKIKTFRKDINIIYSANYGTIHTFIIKDNKCITTKIAKEIGDYIIDMTATDRNKLLFTTSSNSKIKSLSTFTLDSKVEVFTFISPLHARGIHATSTNILIGFTDNVEDCFPLTKASRRGIMIYDFNHRHVRTIERDQDNQLIFSLPEAITTNINGDICVVDNTSIESWEGRVVVLGKWGDFKWAYGGHPSINTKHNFTPFDLVTSKGLILVTDRESNAVHILSVGGDLVTCLNESHGIEKPHCLNFDHSGQLQIGCESVGTKDKIAKIHIVKMSF; via the coding sequence ATGGCACAAAATTTTATGACTTGTCAATTTTGCGAAACATCAAATGAGACAAAATGGAAATGTATCAATTGTGATCTTATTCTATGTCAggaatgtaaaattaaaattcatacaaaacttaagaaaaatgaaaatcataaGGTGATTAGTTTGAAGGAATTCAGTAATTTAGGAGTAAGTGAAACTATCCGTGATGTTGATCTGAAGAACATTCAGTGTGCAACTCACAAAAACGAActctgttttatttattgtcagGATTGTCAAGTCTTGTCATGTGCAGTGTGTCTATTGGAGTCACACCAAAATCATAAACTGGCTAAGATTGATGAAGTGTACAGTAATAGAGTGAAGGAACTTCAAGAACAGGACAATAAAATCAGTCAGAATTTACCTTATATAGAAAAGTGGGGAAGTAATCTACAAGCAATTAAATCAGATGAACAAACCCAAtacaatgaattaaaacaaacaattcaGAAACAACAAAGTGAGCTGAAAGAAAGAATCGCTAAAAAGGAAAATATCATTACAGAATTAGATAAACTGTGGATCCCCAGAGAAAAAGAAATTTCTAAACACCTCCAGGATATCAAGATAAAGGGGGATGATCTCAATGATAAGAAAAGTAAAATTCAAAAGGCATTTCAATCCCATAATGCATCTACCATCTTCAACACATCAGTTCAAGTGGGCACAGATCTACCTGATATACCAGACAATTTATCATCAAAACAACAAATCATACTGTCGCAAACAAAAGATGAGAAAATTGGTATAGATTCATTGGTGACAATTCCAATGCTTAAAGTTACAAGAACATATACCCCAGACATCCCTGACATTCATAAAATTAAAACCTTCAGAAAGGATATCAATATAATCTATTCTGCAAATTATGGAACCATTCATACATTCATTATCAAGGATAACAAATGCATAACTACAAAAATAGCAAAGGAAATTGGTGATTACATTATAGACATGACTGCAACTGATCGAAACAAATTACTTTTTACAACCTcttcaaattcaaaaataaaaagctTGTCAACATTCACACTTGACAGTAAGGTGGAAGTATTCACTTTTATATCACCACTTCATGCAAGAGGTATTCATGCAACTTCCACAAATATTCTAATAGGATTTACAGATAATGTAGAAGATTGTTTCCCTTTAACAAAGGCTAGCAGAAGAGGGATAATGATATATGACTTTAACCATAGACATGTGAGAACAATTGAACGCGATCAAGATAATCAACTTATATTTTCATTACCAGAAGCAATCACTACAAATATAAATGGAGATATTTGTGTAGTAGATAATACAAGTATTGAATCATGGGAAGGTAGGGTGGTTGTTTTAGGGAAATGGGGGGACTTTAAATGGGCTTATGGTGGTCATCCTAGTATTAATACTAAACATAACTTTACACCCTTTGACTTAGTAACATCAAAAGGTTTAATATTAGTGACAGATAGAGAGAGCAATGCAGTACACATCCTGTCTGTGGGTGGTGATCTAGTCACATGTCTCAATGAAAGTCATGGTATTGAGAAACCTCACTGTCTCAATTTTGACCACAGCGGTCAGTTGCAAATTGGTTGTGAGAGTGTAGGAACAAAagataaaattgcaaaaatacatATAGTAAAGATGTCTTTTtga
- the LOC143046874 gene encoding uncharacterized protein LOC143046874 translates to MEYLVLYTHQKTKKAKTWHDGVLSVTTANKAVLYDDKKTKLDSMYIKPEAIVKGEQLESDRYFILIEEEKSTVQTIVEPVKLVTCPIRVPVRTGLKRKRTGFVPPRLVKQPENEGNQLVPHEPSSGETYLELLRKKRASFQNGSANNSDKYCFNSAPHNTETPLLQAPSRQQSFSENFNSIPKISEQTLDYKILSDENASAQSNQFSPWSSYGNKLKSLHSPGKSFLSPGKSLNSPGTSQQICSEINVENFVKEASPSMDDNNKCLQSPDHTNICLPTKNLISENINFIKNDTIITNVNKYEKSASGGLKLCNETTSEDQNCKRSMTQIMALLGKKKSSPSTLSHDMEINNGMNKSTTSTLSHVMELNKEEVKYSNSNNIKNQSNNLYCEEKKDFSDNIIKEEHRKNQIERLELDHTEITISKMSPIYNEQVSTEEQDSIQCLNDSVRSSQEWSSVKIELSPLTPNVILENQERTGKEMAYELKDEIYLNNVDFSTYSKQVTQDDSKAGILSNNSSEVLSPFHKSSEVPLNNKLPPKTTLQGCIQTKSSPDEQNKRQDILHGSSELDKNDLFTMDDEHMLDVNDDLAVSFDINFSPLSNVFDSDSAEGQSTVGNTTDLSQPETTVVDNNGDYSKLENNSSNVCEINNPIEINMKEQFIDKKSETFQLTEDSFDDSDKNSNPAESGENTNMTPNGCSPKYTENTDINIDDKVINKSYLSSSNDDQLKSHFESTVTNNIIYDSIDIQEYSNSIEGNLSIHHSVDSDMKQEDTKSATIIEDVAESSIDITKLDDNTVLSPKEQGLFKSLNVKDPDNNERISCYFSKDLQMDKQSLTDSQCQLDNYNNESEFESQFENENQLKHSRKEGKYEMLESENFIRADNSQTCRNNFIRENFSSESKNFMNEDYSPDYSENFVNGDYRESSARGYYFADCNSERKDFSPEETCSMNKMNKMEPSVQGQSDHILQHPDDIFAKKNQMMIRPNHEGSEDIPINCQIQNQSDLRCTASEKLESYIMRGSITSGAVRRKDGNVREPMAEDESFYIDLNDDKPRLKSQQMSSVMFQFQSSPAQFVPNTPEFLKSLKTRGSSQNSSGKSSQEELVVSGDTDYLDYDNLSESDKSHRYLTYSNQILKRGSLQQIVENENHFLKSTVSQQRKVKIPLVSAPEDSLTENGDNNSVSRSKSHDEGEKPALFDRKLIQDRSDVDNGCNNVVEAPNSSESDMSSPSLTYWENKLIQRHKCEPSATQR, encoded by the exons ATGGAATATTTG GTGCTATATACACATCAAAAAACTAAAAAAGCTAAGACTTGGCATGATGGAGTTCTGTCAGTGACCACTGCCAACAAG GCTGTTCTATATGATGACAAGAAGACCAAGTTAGATTCTATGTACATTAAACCTGAGGCTATAGTAAAGGGAGAACAACTAGAGAGTGACAGATATTTTATACTGATAGAGGAGGAGAAATCAACAGTACAAACTATTGTGGAACCAGTAAAACTTGTTACCTGTCCTATTAGGGTACCAGTAAGGACTGGTCTGAAGAGAAAAAGAACA GGGTTTGTTCCACCAAGACTTGTAAAACAACCAGAAAATGAAGGGAACCAACTGGTACCCCATGAACCTAGTTCTGGTGAAACTTATTTggaacttctaaggaagaaaAGAGCAAGCTTTCAAAATGGATCAGCAAACAATTCAGATAAATATTGTTTCAATTCAGCACCACATAACACAGAAACACCTTTATTGCAAGCACCATCAAGACAGCAATCattttcagaaaactttaattcTATACCAAAAATTTCAGAGCAAACATTAGATTACAAAATCTTGTCTGATGAAAATGCTTCTGCACAAAGTAATCAGTTTTCACCATGGTCATCATATGGAAATAAACTTAAATCCCTCCATAGTCCTGGAAAGTCATTCCTTAGTCCTGGAAAGTCACTCAATAGTCCAGGAACAAGTCAACAGATTTGCTCTGagataaatgttgaaaattttgtaaaagaggCCTCTCCTTCTATGGATGACAATAACAAATGCTTGCAATCACCTGaccatacaaatatttgtttgccAACAAAAAACTTAATATCAGAAAATATTAACTTCATAAAAAATGATACAATAATTACTAATGTTAACAAATACGAGAAGTCAGCAAGTGGAGGACTAAAGTTATGTAATGAAACTACATCAGAGGATCAAAATTGTAAAAGATCGATGACACAAATAATGGCATTGCTTGGAAAGAAAAAGTCTTCACCTTCAACTTTGTCACACGATATGGAAATTAACAATGGAATGAATAAATCTACAACTTCAACTTTGTCACATGTAATGGAATTGAACAAAGAGGAAGTTAAATATTCCAactcaaataacataaaaaatcagaGCAATAACTTGTACTgtgaagaaaagaaagattttaGTGACAACATCATTAAAGAGGAACATAGAAAAAATCAGATAGAAAGATTGGAATTAGATCATACAGAAATTACAATTAGTAAAATGTCACCTATTTATAATGAACAAGTATCTACAGAAGAACAGGACAGTATACAGTGTTTGAATGATTCAGTCAGATCTAGTCAGGAATGGAGTTCTGTAaaaatagagttatctccccttacacCTAATGTTATTTTagaaaatcaagagagaacaggAAAAGAAATGGCATATGAGTTGAAAGATGAAATTTATCTCAATAATGTAGACTTTTCCACTTATTCTAAACAAGTGACACAAGATGACAGTAAGGCAGGGATTTTATCAAATAATAGCTCTGAGGTATTGTCTCCATTCCATAAAAGCTCTGAAGTTCCACTTAATAACAAGCTACCACCTAAAACTACATTGCAAGGTTGTATTCAAACTAAGTCAAGTCCAGatgaacaaaacaaaagacagGATATTTTACATGGTAGTTCTGAACTTGATAAGAATGATCTTTTTACAATGGATGATGAACATATGCTGGATGTAAATGATGATCTTGCCGTGAGCTTTGATATTAATTTCTCTCCCTTGTCTAATGTGTTTGATTCTGACTCTGCCGAGGGACAGTCAACTGTAGGTAATACAACAGACTTGTCTCAGCCAGAAACTACAGTGGTAGATAACAATGGTGATTATTCTAAACTGGAAAATAATAGTAGTAATGTGTGTGAAATTAACAACCCCATTGAAATTAATATGAAAGAACAGTTTATTGATAAAAAGAGTGAAACATTTCAATTAACGGAAGACAGCTTTGATGATTCTGATAAAAATAGTAATCCTGCTGAAAGTGGAGAAAACACAAACATGACTCCTAATGGGTGTTCTCCTAAATATACTGAAAACACAGACATAAACATTGATGATAAAGTTATCAATAAATCATATTTGTCAAGTTCAAATGATGATCAACTGAAATCTCATTTTGAATCAACAGTGAccaataatataatttatgacaGTATTGATATACAGGAATATTCCAATTCAATTGAGGGTAATTTATCTATTCATCACAGTGTTGATTCAGATATGAAGCAGGAAGACACTAAATCTGCCACCATAATTGAGGATGTAGCAGAAAGTAGCATCGATATTACAAAGTTAGACGATAATACTGTACTATCACCTAAGGAACAGGgtttatttaaaagtttaaatgtgaAAGATCCTGACAACAATGAAAGGATAAGTTGTTATTTTTCTAAGGATTTACAGATGGATAAACAAT CTTTAACAGACAGTCAGTGCCAGTTAGACAATTATAATAATGAATCAGAATTTGAGAGTCAGTTTGAAAATGAAAACCAATTAAAGCATTCTAGAAAAGAAGGAAAATATGAGATGTTGGAGAGTGAGAACTTTATTAGGGCAGATAACTCACAAACCTGTAGGAATAACTTTATAAGGGAAAATTTCTCTTCAGAATCAAAGAACTTTATGAATGAAGATTACTCTCCAGATTATAGTGAAAACTTTGTAAATGGTGATTATAGGGAAAGCTCTGCAAGAGGATATTACTTTGCAGACTGCAACTCTGAAAGGAAAGATTTTTCTCCAGAAGAAACTTGTTCAATGAATAAAATGAACAAGATGGAACCTTCAGTTCAAGGTCAAAGTGACCATA TCTTACAACATCCAGATGATATTTTTGCAAAGAAAAACCAGATGATGATAAGACCAAACCATGAAGGTAGTGAAGATATACCTATAAATTGTCAGATACAGAATCAAAGTGACTTGAGATGTACT GCCTCAGAGAAACTGGAGAGTTATATAATGAGAGGAAGTATCACAAGTGGTGCAGTCAGAAGGAAAGACGGCAATG TGAGAGAACCAATGGCAGAAGATGAGAGTTTCTACATTGACTTGAATGATGACAAACCAAGATTAAAAAGTCAACAAATGTCATCAGTTATGTTCCAG TTTCAGTCTTCCCCTGCTCAGTTTGTACCTAACACACCAGAATTCCTCAAATCACTAAAGACAAGAGGGTCATCACAAAACT CATCAGGAAAGTCTTCTCAAGAAGAACTGGTAGTGTCAGGAGATACAGATTATTTGGACTATGACAACCTTTCTGAGTCTGACAAGTCACACAGATATCTCACCTACAGTAATCAGATCTTAAAAAGAGGTTCATTACAACAGATTGTggaaaatgaaaatcattttttgaaaagTACGGTTAGTCAACAGAGAAAAGTGAAAATACCTTTGGTATCAGCACCTGAGGATAGTCTGACAGAAAATGGTGATAACAATTCTGTTTCCAGATCAAAATCACATGATGAAGGTGAAAAACCGGCTTTATTTGATAGAAAGTTAATTCAAGATAGGTCAGATGTTGACAATGGTTGTAATAATGTGGTAGAGGCACCAAACTCCAGTGAAAGTGATATGAGTTCACCGTCATTAACTTACTGGGAAAACAAATTGATACAAAGACACAAGTGTg AACCAAGTGCAACACAGAGATAA